The Streptococcus respiraculi sequence TCAAGCAACACAGAGATGAGATTGAGTCAAAAAAATATGAAACACAGGTCAATCTTCCGGTTGTGACAGATGAGGATGTAGCTGAGACAGAAGAAGTAGAAGAAGCAGAGGAAGTTAGTGAAGTAAATGATTCCTCACTTGAGCCGACTGTTGAAGAGCAAGTAGATGCGCTGCCACTTCATAAGCTTGCTCCAGAGACTTCTAAAGAAGAGGTCTTGCCTGACCCTGAAACAGCCCCATTTAATGATTTTGAAGAAGAAGAGAAACCCTCTCGTAAGCCTATGGTGATTTGGATAGCCTTGGCGCTCTTCTTTATCACAGCTTTGGCTCTAGCCTTTGTCTGGATGAAGCAGTCAGAAAAAGCAGAAGAGGCAACATCTTCTTCGACCTCAACCAGTCAAAGCAGTAGCTCAAGTAAGGAAGATGCGACACTCACAGCTTTTAACAGCCTCTATGCGACATTCTTTGTCGATAAGGAACAAAGCAAGCTAAAAAATAGTGAATTTGCTAAGTTACCTGAATTGAAAAAAGCTTTGGATAAGATTGATAAGAAAGCGTCTGCTTATCAGACTGCTAAAAAGAAGTATGACAGTCTCGAAACAGCGATTAAATCCGTTCAAGCCTTAAATAATCAGTTTGATAAACCAATTCTTGTTAATGGTGACTTGGATACAACGGCAACGGTGAAAGATGGCGAAACCCTTACTCCCGCTACGACAGGTATCGCAGCTGTTGATGCAAAAATTACAGCAGCGATTAATCTAGGGCGTTCTCAACAAACGACAGCTAGTAGCGTGGCGCCAGCACCAAATACAGGAACAAACGCAGGCGCACAAGTAGCAGCTACAGAAGCCCCTGTAAGTGCAGATCAGATGGATCCTTCTGTCCAAACGGGTGGGGACAGTGTTGGTACGGACCCTCTGTATGGTATTGCGATTCCTGCAGGTGTTACTCTCCAACGCAATCTTAGCCGTGTCCCGT is a genomic window containing:
- a CDS encoding cell division site-positioning protein MapZ family protein, which produces MVKNTEKSNNLPDDGEKILEFEDAKNMTVGQAVRKHEEIQAGVTEEDGLLDRYIKQHRDEIESKKYETQVNLPVVTDEDVAETEEVEEAEEVSEVNDSSLEPTVEEQVDALPLHKLAPETSKEEVLPDPETAPFNDFEEEEKPSRKPMVIWIALALFFITALALAFVWMKQSEKAEEATSSSTSTSQSSSSSKEDATLTAFNSLYATFFVDKEQSKLKNSEFAKLPELKKALDKIDKKASAYQTAKKKYDSLETAIKSVQALNNQFDKPILVNGDLDTTATVKDGETLTPATTGIAAVDAKITAAINLGRSQQTTASSVAPAPNTGTNAGAQVAATEAPVSADQMDPSVQTGGDSVGTDPLYGIAIPAGVTLQRNLSRVPYDQTKIDDVNNPAWTFNPGVLEAIIAVSQERGYVIGYNYILEPVNIINGNGYYNLFRPDGTYLFSMNAKTGYFVGNGAGYADDLDY